From the Mycobacterium sp. 155 genome, the window GATCGACACCGACATCCGCACCAGCAGTCAACGCACCCACGACGCGCTACTCACCCTCGGCCGCCACGCCCTGATGTCCGGGGAACTCGGTCAACACAACGGACTACCGGTATCGATCGTGATCACCACCACCCTGCACGAACTCGAAGCCGGCGCCGGGATCGCAGTCACCACCACCGGGTCGAAACTACCCATCCCCGACCTCATCCGCCTGGCCGCCCACGCCCATCACTACCTCGCCGTGTTCGACACACACACGAACGTGCCGTTGTATTTGGGGCGCAGTAAACGTATCGCGTCGCCGGGACAACGGTTGGTGCTCTTCGCCCGCGATCGTGGCTGCACCCGCCCCGGCTGCACCGCATCCGGTGACCGCTGCCAAGCCCATCACGCCAACCAGGATTTCGCCCGAGGCGGACTCACCGACATCACCGACCTCACGTTGGGGTGCGGGCCGCATCAACGCCTCGTCGGCCCCGGCAAATGGACCACCCGCATCAACACCCACGGCCGCTGCGAATGGACCCCACCCCCACTACTAGACACCGGCCAGTCCCGCATCAACACCTATCACCACCCCCAGCAATACTTCACCGAAGACAATGGTGACGACGAAACTGACTGTCCATCAACGTGATTGACCGAGCTGGATATGAGCGTCGGCCCGGTCGTTACGGTGGGGTATGCGTTCACTCCCTGCCGCGCTCACCGCCGCCCTGGCTCTTGCTGGTTGCTCGGGCACCGTAGATGCGGATAACCCGATAACCCCTGAGGGCCGAACTTTCGTGTCGATATCCGTCGACGGTGAGCAGATTCCCGGAGGTGGGCCTTTGACGGTCAATTTCGACGAGAACCGGATCAGCACGTTCGCAGGCTGCAACCACGGCTCGGGCACCGCGGATCTATCAGGTGGACGGGTCGTCACCCAGTTGGCCAGCACCATGATGGCCTGCCCGCCACCACTCGGGGATGCCGATGCCTGGGTGTCGAAGTTCTTCCAAGCCAGTCCTTCGTGGTCGCTTACCGGCGATACGCTCACGCTCAAGACCACAACCGCCACTGTGACCATGAAGGATAAGAAAGTGG encodes:
- a CDS encoding META domain-containing protein — protein: MRSLPAALTAALALAGCSGTVDADNPITPEGRTFVSISVDGEQIPGGGPLTVNFDENRISTFAGCNHGSGTADLSGGRVVTQLASTMMACPPPLGDADAWVSKFFQASPSWSLTGDTLTLKTTTATVTMKDKKVVDPDRPLTGTVWLVQSLVSPQAISTSIALERARPTLTINADGAVTGWTGCNHVTGHADLANAPGDIAFGPLTGQGNPCPAEVGEIQQAVLNVLGGHVRSSINADELRLTRDDGYGLILRSQG